Within Carassius carassius chromosome 8, fCarCar2.1, whole genome shotgun sequence, the genomic segment CCATTTTAAGTCGAGCTTCTTTTCGCCAGATCTGGCAACACCCAGCCCTCCCTCCGTTCACTTCGTGTCCTCCATGTTGAAGGACTGGAATGACAGCACCAGCCATGTTCTCTCCAGCTTTACCAACAAGTTTGTGCTCTCTACGTGTATAAGTGGGAACGAGTTATGAGAAATCATAGAAACCTGGAAGTTAAATGAACCCGTTCTGAATCAGCTACCCTGAAAACAAATTAGACCACCTTATGATCTTAAATGCATTTGTGGGCTTTTCCTTTACAGCCTAGCTATTCTtaagattaaaacaataaaatgaagCCGTAATAAACTTACCCGACTAAAAGCACTACAGACAGCCCAGAGCAGACTGGAGAAAAAGGACCGAGTCACACTGCCCGTCTAAATTTATACAGGTTCAGAAAGGGGTGGGATATGAAAAAACACCTAGATACATGGATACTGCTCGGATGTGGGGTACCATTGGCAGCTTTACTCCGCACTCACTATTTGTGATTGGAGGAGAAGACATCAGTAAAGTGGGCACACTGTAGAAGAAACCCGGCTGCAACACGTGTTAAAACAGCTGCAAGGACCATGACAAATCGGATTTCAGTTGCAGATCCCAAAAATCCCACCCAGTTCCCCCACTGATGACAGGAGACAAAGCGCAACTTCAATTTTTAATACCTTTATTAGTTTATTCAGCAGCTTTTTTCCAAATTTTACTGTGGCATCAGGTGCAGTTCTAAACCATCAACATAAATTTAACAACTGAAAGAGGCACTCTCAGTCAATAAATGGAGCCACACTTAAATCCAAGTTGGTTTCCTTTCCTGCGAAAACTTTTCCGATGGGTTTTAATCAGCATAAGCCAGTCCTTAAGTAGAGTGcccagatttagagaaatttcaGGAGGTTGGGAAGAGCATACCACAACCTTTGGAACTCGAAGGGAAATTCATTTGGTCTTGGCAGCCTTCTGTGCAGATTTTGTGACCTTGCCAGAACCGCCAACTTTCTTCTCAACGCTCTTGATGACACCAACAGCAACGGTCTGCCTCATGTCACGCACAGCAAAGCGACCTGTGGATGGAGAGCGATTAGTACAGAAGCCTACAAAAGTGCAGGGTATGGATGCAAGTGTCGAATGGCATGCCGTGAACTTACCAAGAGGAGGGTAGGTAGAGAAGCTCTCCACACACATGGGCTTGCCAGGGATCATTTCAACAATGGCAGCATCTCCAGATTTGAGAGCCTTGGGGTTGTCCTCAAGCTTTTTGCCAGAACGACGATCGATCTTCTCCTTGAGCTCAGCAAACTTGCAGGCAATGTGAGCAGTGTGGCAGTCCAGCACAGGGGCATAGCCCTGAGAGATCTGACCAGGGTGGTTCAGGATGATGACCTAAACACAGATACAATTTAGCATTCAAACAACTCTGCAATTCAAGTGACTTGGGGACCAAGATGACAGGGGAAAGCctaacctgagcattgaagctgccGGCTTCCATAGGGGGGTCGTTCTTGCTGTCTCCAGCCACGTTGCCACGACGGATATCCTTGACAGACACGTTCTTAACGTTGAAGCCAACGTTGTCACCAGGAGTGGCCTCAGCAAGAGACTCATGGTGCATCTCAACGGATTTTACCTCAGTGGTCAGGTTGGCAGGGGCAAAGGTCACAACCATACCAGGCTTGAGGACACCAGTCTCCACACGACCCACAGGCACTGTTCCAATACCTGAGAAGTTGAGAAGGTTAAACCAATTCAAGTGTTTTACTTTAGAGCTTTGATAGCTTCATGTTATATACACGAACCTCCAATTTTGTAGACATCCTGAAGTGGCAGACGGAGGGGCTTGTCGGTGGGACGGCTGGGTGGCAAAATGGCATCCAGGGCATCAAGGAGAGTAACACCGCTAGCATTACCCTCCTTGCGCTCAATCTTCCATCCCTTGAACCAACCCAtctaaaaacagacaaaaattgTCAACTAAGATGTGGCGTGAACACTAGCAGAGGTGTTCCACATATGAACTTATTTCCCACTGTgaagttgcataaaaaaaaaaaaaaaccttacgtTTGAGCTGGCCTCCAGCATGTTGTCACCATGCCATCCAGAAATTGGGACGAAGGCAACACTGGCAGGGTTGTATCCGATTTTCTTGATGTAGGCGCTGACTTCCTTAGTGATTTCCTCAAAACGGGCCTGGCTGTAGGGGGGCTCGGTGGAGTCCATCTTGTTGACTCCAACAATAAGCTGTTTCACTCCCAGAGTGAAAGCCAGGAGGGCATGCTCACGGGTCTGTCCGTTCTTGGAGATACCAGCCTCGAACTCACCAACACCACCAGCAACAATCAGCACTGCACAGTCAGCCTGGAAGGAAGGGAGGGAGGAAGAAAAAGTTAGACCTCAGCCTCCTAAATTACAAAAGAGTTCTGTGCGAGTAGAAAGTGGTAATACCTGAGAAGTACCAGTGATCATGTTCTTGATGAAATCTCTGTGGCCAGGGGCATCAATGATGGTGACATAGTACTTGCTAGTCTCAAATTTCCAGAGAGCAATGTCAATGGTGATACCACGCTCGCGCTCGGCCTTCAGTTTGTCCAGAACCCAGGCATACTTGAAGGAGCCCTTGCCCATCTATTTTGCAGACAAATTAAATAAAGGGAAGTATTGTCATTTAGAATTTTCTATACAAGGCATTTAAGCTTTAAAAGTCACAAGTGGCTTTAAATGTTTAACTATTAAAACAAATGCTTGAAGCTTGAATGGGGACAAGCACACATGTTGCGCGGCCTATTAGGCGCCATTACAGAATCTGCAACGTCATAGTGAAGCACCGCCCACTCCACACCCAACCGGCTTTAGCACAGGAACGCGTGCTACAGCCGCCATTTTGGCTCTTGTTACTCACTTCTGCCGCAATCAATTAACAAAATTCACGAAGCATCCACTACAAGTGTTTAAGTCTCCCTCACCTCAGCAGCTTCCTTCTCAAACTTCTCGATGGTTCTCTTGTCGATTCCACCGCATTTGTAGATCAAATGTCCGGTGGTGGTGGACTTCCCGGAGTCGACGTGGCCAATAACCACGATGTTAATGTGGGTCTTTTCCTTTCCCATGATTGATTAGTtcctgtatttaaaaaaagaataacgtTGAAAAAAGATGCATGGGTAAAACACAGGCTTTCCATCATTAAAACTTTTGAGCGGGGATTTTGTAACGAGCAATAGATAGTAATAGGCCCTGGATTAAACCGGCCTACTTCACCATAAGGCAACTGCGACACGTGTTTCTTTAGAGTGACGCGATATTAAGTTACAGGAAAAAATCCAAAATGTCTGAAAGGAATCCATAAGGATGCAGACAGCTGGCTCTCCAGTCACTGATAACAGTTGTTGGATGCGAGAATGTGCGGAAGGCTTTTAACGGTCCCGTGACTTTAAGTCTCTCGGCCTTTGTTCTTCTGCCGGTTTCCATTCTTTGAGAGATGGACTTTGTTACACGACAAAAAAAAATGGAAGAGTTAAATTCAAGTCCATCTCCTCTAAATACACTACTAATTAAAAAGAAGTCACTTTTACGAACACATCACCAGAAAGAAAACGATTGTAGAAACCAAAAGTGATTACAGCACAAAGAGTAACTTTAACAACACTGAAAATGTCAAAACACGGTCAACCTGAAGAAAATCCTTCAAAAGTTTCTAAAATAGAACTTATTAGCGTAAAAGCCAAGGCCTGACCAATACAGAAAGTACTCACCAAGATTGAGAGCTATCTCCTGAGCTGCTGCTCCCCTATGCCAGGTaacagaaagaggaagaaaacGCAATGGTTGGAGATTTTATACACGGGAGGAGGACTGTaaccccccctcctctcctccctgACAGACCCGCAAATCACACACAATCGACACAAATTCTCCCCGCCTCGACAAACTGCGTCACTATTTGTTTCACTGAGCATCTGGTTGACggtatgaaataatatatattttataaatatttgagtTGTGTTGCGATAAACATAATGGGAAAATATATGTCTGAATACATACCGCATATAACCAGCTACAAATCTACAAAATAGCATGATACGTAATAATTTTTTAACGTGACTGTTAATGTATTCTacaattttgtctttttaaagTCTTACCGTTTTAAATTTAGATTGTCACAAGATGCTTATCACGTTTACATTTTTGATCTCCTTATGATGAATGACGAAAATCAAAACTATAAAAATTCAACTGCATTATGTAGCCTATCACTGATTGAATTTGGtttaaaatgaatcattttatCAGATTTACTTCTGAACTATACTAGTTCACATTTAATTCTCTGGTTTTGGTCAAAGTAGCTGCGAAGTTTAATTTTATGCAACACGGAGTTTACTGTGTgtacaaaaatatattcataaccAGCAAGCTGTTGATTTTCTCATTTCTTTCTCATCTTTGTGCTTATTCTCACAATCATGACATCTTTGTTCACATGTTTTTATTCACAGCAGTTTTAGAAGAATGTGAAGAaatcagaattttattttattctttgaaaCAAATGGTCTTTCACCCCGGAGACAATGTGATCAGCCTAGTCTGTATGCAGATTAGTTAGCAATTCACTAGCAGCTCAAAGTTGATAAGGGCACCCAGGTCTGTTGTCTCAGATGCATCTCCACCCAGTGGATCATCTATTCAGATTCAAATGCAATCAGATAGGACTATTTGCTGAACAGTGAGATTCAAACTATCCTATTTTGAAACATAAGCCCAGGAGAGGCAGTGAAACTTTCCTAATTTCCCTTAGTTTGTATGCATTTCATGCATTCAGAATTCTTTGTTTTTAGAGTGTGGGGAATCTTTAATGGGGAATCTTCCTCTCAGTGCCTTACAGGCCTTCAGTGCCTTACATTACGCATAGGCTTATTTCAAAGAGCTGACatctccccctgaacctccgaTCAACTCTCTCTACCTCTAGGTAACAGATGCTCGGTCGACAGCTGCTATTTTCAGTCAAGAGCagcagcacagacacacacacacacacacacacagtcagacgaCATATACTGTGACAACCAGTTCAGCATGCAGTGGAGTCTAAAAGTCAGGAacctcattaaaataaaaaaataataataaaaaaaatacttacaccTGCTTATAAATTAAGTATTATAGTTTTAAAACATCATAGAATGGACAAAATAATTGTTAGAAAAACCATAGAAGATTCTGCATCTATTTCAGATTCTTTGTTACATGAAAACTCCTTTGTACAGACAGTCTGATGGTTTTGCCTCCATTGAAGCACAATTCGCACTTTGGCTTATTCTCAAATCATGTTGCAAAACATGATCATCCAGTTTTACATAAACTTGTGGAGCTCATGCAGCTCAGAATTGCAGCAGTCGTAAAAGCAAAATGGGGACACAACAGatataataaaagtattttaaataattattaaaaaaaaaccaaatataataataataataatcataataataataataatagaggcATTTCCACTACTGGTTACACATAACCCACTTCAAAAAGATTACTCAGAGAACTGTGATATGGATTGATTTTCTGTTTGAGTAAAATATACTCAGCcttaattgcattaacagtgTACTGTTGTCATTGTCCTTGGCCAATGTCCTTAATGCAAGCAATGGTTTGCTTAGTCAatagacaataaataaaaatatgaattatgtacattaataataataatgagacaaCATGCAGGCCAGTACAgtataaactatttttttctaaatgcatCAGTTGTAGTAAAGTGTGTGAAAGTACAGGAGCATAATggaatttaatataatttgtgtCTACAAAAAGATCTCAACAATACATTGTACACTGCacattataacaattaaaaaaaaaacataaaaataaataaacaatcgtGAAATgctcattaaatttatattaatgtaaaatgtcaaaaaaattatttaaaaaatgccattTTGTTTCTGTACTGCTTTGTATACCAGACCTAGTAATAGCTGTAAGtatataattttgaaataaatgtaaaatgaaaaagtttttaaaaaaagtgagCGCTCCTTTGGCTCAGTAGttgagcattgtgttagcagcgcaaaaggttgtgggttcagtttccagggaacacacatactggtaaaaatataaaaatttatagcctgaatgcactgtaagtcactttggataaaagcatctgctaaatgcataaatgtatgtaaatgtaaaatgaagaagTTCCAGGCAACTTGAACAAAAAACACTGAACAACTCTGATTACATCAACCCAAAACCTACAGATCAAGCAAATATTCAAACAAATCCTTTGACAAGTTTCTTCAGTCATTATCATGGTCTTCTTTACCAGTAATACTAgaaaatgaagtaaataaaattaTGCAGTAAGCAACATATCTAGTCATATGACAAGAGTGATGTCAAAAAGAGATGCCACAGcatttgaggggaaaaaaagctgACATATGATTGCGCTATGTGAACTGCATTGATTCCCAcctttctttcttattttcttcacacacacacccaccaaaGATGATTACTATTCACAGCACAGCTGTCTAAAGTCCCAACCCGACTTACAAACACACCTCAGCATATCCTGCCCTGCTTCAAACATTTGTCTTTTTGTATACTGTGGTGACTCTTGATCTGGTCTGGCCTGTTTACCAGGTTCATGTAGCAGTGCAGTGCTAACAGGCTTAATATCTATTTGTCCAGATAACTGCCATTTGGTTTCTATCTCAGGCACTCAACAAGTGTGGGGGAGGGCATGGGGACTTTGTGCCATGAATCAATGACCATGTTTGACATGAGTTCTCTGTTTGGTCATGCAATACAGAAGGAAAGGCCTGATCACTTTTCCCTCAAGGCTCAAACACAGAGCAGGCCTCACTGCAAGATAGCTGTGTATTAAAGTTTACTCTTGAAATTTCGTATTGCAACAATACTGATATTTCAAATGATCATAAGTCAGTCTGGACCAAAATATCTGCTAAATGGATagatgcaaatgtaatgtaaattaaaaagtattttgatGATAGCAATGCTGTGCACCTTCAGAAGTGCTAAAGCTGTTTAAAAAATCCTTAAGACCTCTAGCTTTAGATCAGTTTTGAAATAGGCTACATGATTTAACattcaattaaataattgtacTCTAGTTCTAAAACTGTTGTAAAAACAACATAGCATTTAATAAGTATTTTAAACCTAAAATAACTTGAAATGAAATAAccttaaaatgtattcatgaatATAAGACCAACCTAAAGGCTTTTTAAAACAACGaaaaactgttaaaattaaatgcaGAAATCCTCCACCTCCCCCTCAAGGCAATAAACTTACACTTGCAAATCCCctcaaaaatgtgttttgcattttTAAGGTGTAATGCAAATGAGTGGGGGTCAAGGAACTGTGTGAGAACCCCATGGGTCTGTCTCATACCTTTGTTGAAAATGCAAATGTCCATGAATGAAAGGAAGCAATTCCTATTCGGTTCACAattgttgaagaaaaaaaaagtatgtagttaccaaaaaaaaaaaacaactaaagaaCTACAGTTCACCTTACTGTTTCCTTGACCATGTCTTTATTCTACAGTAATATGAAACAAATAACAGGGTTTTCTAGGGCAAGATCAAGTTAATAAAGCAAATTCTTTGCTCATTTGAACAGTTATTAAAACTGTAATACAAGAAAGGTTATTTTATTACTCTACCAGTCTTATTTTTGTCCACATGGTATGCTGGACTAAAGAGTGCTCatttattttcacacacaaaagATACGGAAAGGGTGCATGTACATATTtcatttacaatttacaatttctTTTGCCTTCTATTTCATCCAGGTAGACTTGATCTCTCTGGTAGACGTTACAAATTGGCGCCCGAACGATTGGATTCTGACCTACCATCTTGTGTTTATCTACGGggatattcgtttttttttttgcgctgttTTTGTTTGGAAGAGGTTTTCATTGCAGCCACCGGGTCGTGCAGACTAGCTTGCTTGCTTGCTAACAGTGTAGACTGGGCAGTTGGCACTGTGAAGGCGTTTCAGTGGCTGACAGTTTGTATTTTTCTTCGTGGACTGGCCGCCATGGACTACTTTGTGAGTTTATGTTGACTTTTGGGTGTTTTTCTAAATTTTTGCTGACCTGTTAAATGTGAACTGAATTGCATTGCACTGTGTCAGAATATAACGGATAAGACATTGTTTTTCTCTAATCGTTCATCTGTGCAGCCAGTGCCTGTGGAATATTATTTGATTTGAGTTTTTCTGGAGCATAGCCATCTGTTTATTTAAATCCAACACTTGTGGACTATAGTTTTTTCTAGGAAAATAGGTGGGGTTAAATTCGATGGTGCCAGCAGAAatttaatttctttgaaaattTTGTGTGCTTTCTCCATCTTTTTCTGAATTTCTCTTGATGTAGATCACATTGCTATATAACACTTATGCAAAGTATCTAGCAGGTTTAGTTAAAAAGGAAGGGTGAATtgatgtaatttaatatatatcacTGTTTTTGGGGGGAATACATAAGCTATTATTGCTTTGACTATAATATTTGgaaatttgctgtttttttttagtttttatttacatagcgTTATTGTGAATGCGCTTTGTACTACATGGCTACTCACTCTGACTTGCAGTTTGACCTAACTGACCAGCCCACTGTCAGTCCACAGCAGAGGGAGTCGCAGCATTCTATTGGGAGTTTTAAAGGACCAAGTCCAGATGTTAAAAGCAGAGGTGGCACTGTTGCAGCGGTGCCTTCATGAATTGATTGATCTCCAAAAAGGCATGCTGGACCGTTTAGCGCAACGGGAACATAAAGAACCTGCTACTCCACATCCAGCTCCCTTGGCCAGCTCAATGCCGTACGGTGTGGCTCAAGCTCCGTCGATGATTTCAAGGTCAGTGCCAGTTGGTGTCTCTTACAGTCATGCACCAATGTTTACCAAATTCTCCTTGAGCTCCCACGTTTCCTGTCAAAAGAGCCAAAAAAATGGTTTACCATCCTTAGCACTCATGTGACTACCTGGGCTCAGTTCTGTGAGTTTTTTAGGACAGTCTTTCTGCCTTCGGACAATCAAGAGCGTATTCTAAGGGGCATTTTAGACCGTATGCAATTGCCTGATGAGCCACTGCCGACTTTCGTTGCTCACATGTTGGGTGAGTTTCGTAAGCTCAACACCCTCCACCCCAACAGGAGCAAATTGACTTGATAAGGAAATATGTGCTTGAGAAATACAGAGTCGCTCTTTATGGCACACCAATACTGTCAGTCATCGACCTTCTCTTGAGGGCTCACGAGCTGCATGCAGTCCTTGGTCCAAGTGTGGGATGTCCGCCTCAATTACGGGCTAGCGGTGCGCCCTCAAGAAATGCTCATTGCTTTAAATGCTCCTTACCTGGTTTCACCACTCGTACTTGCCCAAACTGTAATCAGAAAGTGGAGCAGCAGTTGCCTCCTATGGAGTCTCTGAACATGTCAGGTGATGCTAATATAGAACCTGAATCTGATGGCTCTGACCAGGCTTTTGGAAATGTGAAAGTAATCTCTGGCTTGAACCTGAGGGGAAACTTCAGGGGAGGGAGGACATTCAGACGGGACAATCCTCCCTCCAGTAGGTAATTGTGCCTTGTTTTCCTGATGCTTCCATAAATAATCAGCCTACTTTATGCCATATGTAGGATGTTGTTTCCTTGTCTCATTGGAATACCTCGTTCAGAGTAAAGGTTAATCTTTATGGAAAAGCTTTTGATGCCACTCTTGACACTGGTGCTTCCCTATCGGCAGTACAATCTGTGGTTGTCCAGACTATTCCTGGGGGGAACACATGAGTGAAACCATTGTCTGCACCTCCTATTCAGCTTGCGGATGGCGCATCCTGTTGCCCACTGGGTGTCATCTGGTTGTATTTGGGTTTCATGGGTCAGCGCTTCTATCATCGTTTTGCTGTTCTCCAAAGTCTTTCTTCTCCTATTGTTCTTGGAATGGATTTAATTTTGAGATCTTCGGTCACTCTCCATGTTCCATCCAGGACGGTGGTGCTTGGAGATGAGCCAGTGCCCCTTGATGAGTTTGAGGGTGCAGACCTAATGATGCCTAGTCCTAATTTGTTGTGCTTAGGGGTCAGTTCTTCTACCTTGTCCACGAAAGTCGAGGAAGCATCCCTGAATAACGAACAGAAATACAAATTGACTAAGCTGCTGGACACCTTCAGTGGGTTGTTCGATGGACATTTAGGATGCAACACCCTTGTGGAGGTCAACACAGGTGAGGCAAGGCCAGTTCACCTTGCCCCCTATCGCACTTCTCCTGCTAAAAAGGAACTCATCGAATCTCAAATCAAGGACATGCTAAAGGAAGGAATAATTTAACCTGCTTCTGGTCCTTGGGCTGCTCCAATTGTAATTGTCCCGAAACAGTCAGGGGAGCCAAGATTCTGTGTTGATTACCGTGCTCTTAATAAGCTCACAATCAAAGACTCCTATCCTCTCCCGAGGATTGATGAATCTCTTGACTTTCTGGCTAGAGGTGCTTTCATTACCACTATTGACCTGGCTAGAGGTTACTGGCAGGTTGCATTGGTGGAGAACTCAAAACAGAAGACTGCTTTCATCTCCCACTGTGGGCTATTTCAGTTTCGGGTCTTGCCCTTTGGATTGTGCAACGCGCCCGCCACATTCCAAAGACTAATGAACTCTGTCCTTGCGGGTCTCATTTATAAGTCCTGTGCTGTCTACTATGACGATATTGTGGTAGTGTCACCTACCTTTGAACAGTACCTTGTTGACCTGAAAGAAGTTCTTAACAGGCTGGAATCTGCGGGGTTGTCTGTTAAGCTTGAGAAATGCCAGTTCTGCAGGAGTGAACTCACTTTTCTTGGGTACAGTGTCACTACGGATGGTGTCCGGCCCAATAAAGACAAAGTAAAGGCTGTAACTGAATTCGTAAGCCCTACTAATGTTAAGCAAGTCAGACAGTTTCTAGGACTGACCAGCTATTACAGACGCTTCATTCATGATTATGCCCGCCATGCAGAGCCCCTTTTTGCTCTTACCAGATTGGATGTTCCCTTTAAGTGGACAAGTGaatgtcaggctgccatggattTTCTCAAGGACAAGCTGACTTCCGCACCTGTCTTGAAATTTCCTGACTTTCTTTATCCATGCAGGTGCATGTGATGCTGGACTCGGTGCCGCGCTCATGCAGAGAGATGACAACGGCAGAGATGTGGTAGTGGCCTACATGAGCCGAGCAATTCATAAGACTGAGAGACCATATTCTACTCCAGAAAAGGAGTGTTTGGCTGTCATCTGGGCCCTTGAACACTTCAGGCCATATTTAGAAGGACTTCATGTGACAATTTTCTCAGGTCACAGCTCCTTGAGATGGCTGATGTCTCGTCCGAACCTCTCTGGCCGGCTGGCTAGATGGTCTCTCCGATTACAGGACTTTGACTTTGATATTGTCCATAGGCCTGGGACAAGTAATAAAGTGCCGGATGCGCTTTCTCGTAACCCTGCCCCGTCCTGCAGTGCACCTTTGGAGGTTCTCCCTGATTATGCCATTATTGGGGGCCTTGATCTACT encodes:
- the LOC132145337 gene encoding elongation factor 1-alpha: MGKEKTHINIVVIGHVDSGKSTTTGHLIYKCGGIDKRTIEKFEKEAAEMGKGSFKYAWVLDKLKAERERGITIDIALWKFETSKYYVTIIDAPGHRDFIKNMITGTSQADCAVLIVAGGVGEFEAGISKNGQTREHALLAFTLGVKQLIVGVNKMDSTEPPYSQARFEEITKEVSAYIKKIGYNPASVAFVPISGWHGDNMLEASSNMGWFKGWKIERKEGNASGVTLLDALDAILPPSRPTDKPLRLPLQDVYKIGGIGTVPVGRVETGVLKPGMVVTFAPANLTTEVKSVEMHHESLAEATPGDNVGFNVKNVSVKDIRRGNVAGDSKNDPPMEAGSFNAQVIILNHPGQISQGYAPVLDCHTAHIACKFAELKEKIDRRSGKKLEDNPKALKSGDAAIVEMIPGKPMCVESFSTYPPLGRFAVRDMRQTVAVGVIKSVEKKVGGSGKVTKSAQKAAKTK